A stretch of the Hydra vulgaris chromosome 09, alternate assembly HydraT2T_AEP genome encodes the following:
- the LOC136084615 gene encoding uncharacterized protein LOC136084615, whose protein sequence is MLYLIALGPHQPKLTKYPVNTTVNNIKQHSFNPKWYNEYPLLEYSIVTDSAYCFVCTLFLNGPGRSYQDSAWVKPGIRQWHKMKSCGVKKFGKLQQHFSCFSHKAALHDYYQFTTTENHIDIILNISNRKEAIKLEQEKDFNKQIVVILFDIARTLSRQGLAFRGDSDESGGNFMQFVQLLSRHNPLLKRWMEESSLRSHKVTNLGPRSQNEFIKLLAKETCNIIIKEIHEANINSVSADTTPDISNQDRLSVCVRYVNSQGKSVERLLGIEKGNDKTGSGTASQIVNILLNSQ, encoded by the coding sequence ATGCTATACCTTATTGCTTTAGGGCCACATCAGCCAAAATTAACTAAATATCCAGTTAATACTACAGTTAACAACATTAAACAGCATAGTTTTAATCCTAAATGGTACAATGAATATCCATTATTAGAATATAGTATTGTGACAGATTCTGCATACTGTTTTGTatgtactttatttttaaatggtcCAGGAAGATCTTATCAAGATTCAGCATGGGTAAAACCTGGTATTCGTCAATGGCATAAAATGAAAAGCTGTGGAGttaaaaaatttggtaaatTGCAGCaacatttttcttgtttttctcaTAAAGCAGCGTTACATGATTATTATCAATTTACGACAACTGAAAATCatattgatataattttaaacatatcaAATAGAAAAGAAGCAATTAAGTTAGAACAAGAAAAAGATTTCAATAAACAAATTGtagttatattatttgatattgcTAGAACATTATCACGACAAGGATTAGCATTTCGAGGTGATAGTGACGAAAGTGGAGGAAATTTTATGCAATTTGTTCAATTACTCTCTAGGCATAATCCCTTATTGAAACGCTGGATGGAGGAGTCTTCTTTACGATCCCATAAAGTTACTAACTTAGGTCCACGAtctcaaaatgaatttattaaactattagcTAAAGAAACGtgtaacataataataaaagagaTACATGAAGCAAACATTAATTCAGTATCTGCTGATACTACACCAGATATATCAAATCAGGACCGTTTATCAGTATGTGTCCGATATGTTAATAGTCAAGGCAAATCTGTTGAGCGACTTTTGGGAATTGAAAAAGGAAACGATAAAACTGGTTCGGGTACAGCATCACAAATAgtcaacattttattaaatagtcaGTAA